In one window of Stappia sp. 28M-7 DNA:
- a CDS encoding fumarylacetoacetate hydrolase family protein has translation MKLATLRDGSRDGKLVVVNSSLTRCTEASHIAPTLQAALDNWDEVAPKLATLAESLEHDAVPSLRFHEHDALSPLPRAYQWADGSAYVNHVELVRKARNAEMPASFWTDPLMYQGGSDAFLAPREPIRMADEAFGIDMEGEVAVITGDVPMGATPEEARAAIRLVMLVNDVSLRGLIPAELGKGFGFFQSKPSSAFSPVAVTPDELGEAWDGGKVHLPLRVDLNGQPFGRANAGVDMTFDFPTLIAHAAKTRPLSAGAIVGSGTVSNKMDGGPGKPVAEGGVGYSCIAEIRMIETIEDGAPKTPFMRFGDTVRIEMQDADGHSVFGAIEQTVEKYEKA, from the coding sequence ATGAAACTCGCTACACTTCGCGACGGCAGCCGCGACGGCAAGCTCGTCGTCGTCAACTCGTCGCTGACCCGCTGCACCGAGGCCAGCCACATCGCGCCGACGCTGCAGGCCGCCCTCGACAACTGGGACGAAGTCGCACCGAAGCTGGCGACGCTCGCCGAGAGCCTCGAGCATGACGCGGTGCCGAGCCTGCGCTTCCACGAGCACGACGCGCTGTCGCCGTTGCCGCGCGCCTACCAGTGGGCGGACGGTTCGGCCTACGTCAATCACGTGGAGCTGGTCCGCAAGGCGCGCAATGCCGAGATGCCGGCGAGCTTCTGGACCGATCCGCTGATGTATCAGGGCGGCTCGGACGCCTTCCTCGCCCCGCGCGAGCCGATCCGCATGGCCGACGAGGCCTTCGGCATCGACATGGAGGGCGAGGTCGCCGTCATCACCGGCGACGTGCCGATGGGCGCCACGCCCGAGGAGGCCCGCGCGGCCATCCGCCTGGTCATGCTGGTCAACGACGTGTCGCTGCGCGGCCTGATCCCGGCCGAACTCGGCAAGGGTTTCGGCTTCTTCCAGTCCAAGCCCTCTTCCGCCTTCTCGCCGGTCGCGGTGACGCCGGACGAGCTGGGCGAGGCCTGGGACGGCGGCAAGGTGCACCTGCCGCTGCGCGTCGACCTGAACGGTCAGCCCTTCGGCCGGGCCAATGCCGGTGTCGACATGACCTTCGACTTCCCGACCCTGATCGCCCATGCAGCCAAGACCCGTCCGCTGTCGGCCGGCGCCATCGTCGGCTCGGGCACAGTGTCGAACAAGATGGACGGCGGTCCGGGCAAGCCGGTTGCCGAAGGCGGCGTCGGATATTCCTGCATCGCCGAGATCCGCATGATCGAGACCATCGAGGACGGCGCGCCCAAGACGCCGTTCATGCGCTTCGGCGACACGGTGCGGATCGAGATGCAGGACGCGGACGGCCATTCGGTCTTCGGCGCCATCGAGCAGACGGTCGAGAAATACGAGAAGGCCTGA